The following coding sequences lie in one Azospirillum humicireducens genomic window:
- a CDS encoding DUF1329 domain-containing protein, with product MNDPTTRHPSRREALGFLLGTAAATAASPLRAQTATVQNPPADVGVPRLGEELTPFGAVRAGNRTRAIPAWTGGLTQAPRGYVPGRPSPDPFIEDVRWFTVGAADVERYKVRLTAGQLALLEKFPESFELALFLSRRSAAAPQRIYDASMANADRASLGANGLVLRDAAVGVPFPIPANGVQAMWNHKLRWRGERVTRTSLTMVQSADGARTQTRLREDFLSPYAAGDATAPPLLYRRTVLEPKEQAGNSLIVQSTLDPIAARTRAWAREGERGRVVRAPDFAYDTPDPVTGGICTADMLDMFSGALDRFDFTLVTRREMYMPYNAQRLTNPGLTARDILWPGHPNPQFLRYEMHRVWVVDARLKPNFQHSLPDRTYYLDEDSWQILASEHYNGKGELLRYAEAHPIPHWQVPALVPTVEFAFDLTADRYVARGMDNGLPPPQFDAPLKPDDFTEEALVRRGRRG from the coding sequence ATGAACGATCCGACGACCCGCCACCCCAGCCGGCGGGAGGCGCTCGGCTTCCTGCTGGGCACCGCCGCCGCAACGGCGGCATCACCGTTGCGGGCCCAGACTGCGACCGTCCAGAATCCACCGGCGGATGTCGGCGTGCCGCGGCTGGGCGAGGAGTTGACACCCTTCGGGGCGGTGCGGGCCGGCAACCGCACACGGGCGATCCCCGCCTGGACCGGCGGATTGACCCAGGCGCCGCGCGGCTATGTGCCCGGCCGCCCCTCCCCCGATCCCTTCATCGAGGATGTCCGCTGGTTCACAGTCGGTGCCGCCGATGTCGAGCGCTACAAGGTCCGGCTGACCGCAGGGCAACTGGCGCTGCTGGAAAAATTCCCGGAGAGCTTCGAGCTGGCGCTGTTCCTCAGCCGGCGCAGCGCCGCCGCTCCGCAACGCATCTATGACGCGTCGATGGCGAATGCCGACCGGGCCTCGCTGGGGGCGAATGGCCTGGTCCTTCGCGATGCGGCGGTCGGCGTACCCTTTCCCATCCCGGCCAACGGGGTGCAGGCGATGTGGAACCACAAGCTGCGCTGGCGCGGCGAGCGGGTGACGCGCACCAGCCTGACCATGGTCCAGTCCGCCGACGGGGCACGCACGCAGACCCGGCTGCGCGAGGATTTCCTCTCCCCCTACGCCGCCGGAGACGCCACGGCACCGCCGCTGCTCTACCGCCGCACCGTCCTGGAGCCGAAGGAGCAGGCAGGAAACAGCCTGATCGTCCAGTCGACGCTCGACCCCATCGCCGCACGGACCCGCGCCTGGGCACGGGAGGGTGAACGCGGCCGGGTGGTGCGGGCGCCCGACTTCGCCTATGACACGCCCGACCCGGTGACGGGCGGCATCTGCACCGCCGACATGCTGGACATGTTCAGCGGCGCGCTCGACCGCTTCGACTTCACGCTGGTGACGCGGCGCGAGATGTACATGCCCTACAACGCCCAAAGGCTGACCAACCCCGGCCTGACGGCGCGGGACATCCTGTGGCCGGGCCATCCGAACCCGCAATTCCTGCGCTACGAGATGCATCGGGTCTGGGTGGTGGATGCAAGGCTGAAGCCGAACTTCCAGCACTCCCTGCCCGACCGCACCTATTACCTGGACGAGGACAGCTGGCAGATTCTGGCGTCGGAGCATTACAACGGCAAGGGCGAGCTTCTGCGCTACGCCGAGGCGCATCCGATCCCGCACTGGCAGGTCCCGGCCCTGGTCCCGACGGTGGAGTTCGCCTTCGACCTGACCGCCGACCGCTATGTCGCGCGCGGCATGGACAACGGCCTGCCGCCGCCGCAGTTCGACGCCCCGCTCAAGCCGGACGATTTCACCGAGGAGGCCCTGGTCCGCCGCGGCCGGCGGGGATGA